The Crassostrea angulata isolate pt1a10 chromosome 1, ASM2561291v2, whole genome shotgun sequence nucleotide sequence ttatgtcacaaatgagataattttattattataccccAAAATGCTTAATCACGCCGAAAACAGTTATATTATAAATAGCTCGGACAGCTTCTCCTGTTCAGAAgaacttatttttgtttaatttgaaaaattatctacTTATTGAGAGCATCgatcgacattttacaaaacattgaTTTGTAAGATATGAATATGCATTCATAGCTAAAATACACTTGTTTAATGgggtaaatatgttttaaaacttattttgatttttttaatgttatataacatattacATCTCTCCCCGAGCGtcaataccagaatatttgtccctcAATGACTGGAAAGTCCTGAATTGTTATGTCACCGAGGGGCAAATATGCTGGTATGTCGCCCTCGACGCCATTCAATATATGAATTGTATTCTATTAATGTAGAATTTCAACACatgattaattattttcaagagattttttaatatacatctCCAATATTGAGATTTAACATTGTGAATGTGACACACCTCCAACGGGATGCAGTAAaagtaaaagtttttttttcaaagcatcACAGATTGGCTATCGATCAAATACAAGTTATTTTTTACCTTATCCTAAATCAAAAGAGAAATCTCTTCATTGAacattagaatttttaaaaaaaaatgatacatgatTGCTCTACTCATGACGTGGTAATAAACCTAAATctgaatgtttttttatttattttttttgttcgaTTTCACAATCATATATGATTTCATAAACAAGGTGATATATAAGGATGTTTTGGCATTCTCACTTTCACATTCTTTCTCTCCCTTTCACACTACATTCTCTTCAAAGCAAACAAAAAggataaaaatacaaacaaatacatagataaataaataaattaattaattaatatatgaataaataaatctgaaatttaaaattctcAAAACTGTCAGAGCTGATTAACTTTTTGTTGAAAGcaaaaatctttatattttttaccaCATATAAAGAAATGCCATGTTTTCTGATATTTATCTCACATAGATACCTAAAAAGTTGCATAGCTTCGCAGTTCTAAGAGCGTCGTAAATTTAACAAAAGAAGATAAGAGTTTTCCCCATATTTTTCGATCTCAAAAATCCCCTTAGCAATTCCACTCAAGCTATTGCAAAGAAAGTGTACAACTGTAGTAAcattaattaatgtaaattCCGCCCACAAACTAAAAGATGGAGAGAAAGACCTGCCTTGATCCAATGATTCTTCTGGCTACCAAGTGAGCTAAAATTTAATTAGCTTTATAAATGTCGTTGCTAGACCAACATCTCCATTTTGCCTCGGAGGATAAGGGACAAGAATCAGGTAAGTAAGTGGCCACTGTTGTATTAACCAGACTAAGCTTGAATTTTTGTCAGCATCTTCATTTTTCGCGTTTATTTATCTAGGACTCGACCAAACAGGAAATGTTAAAACTTCTATGGATTTTGGGGCTAGTGGTTGCGTTTACAACAGACGAGGTACATTCTCTATGTACGTGTGACAAGATGTACCTGGACTGTAGGGTACACTGTTTTTCTGTGAACCAAATGTTTTATGCCAAATGCTCCAGGAGGTGTGGCAATGCTTACTTGTACTGCTTCAAAGATTGTATATAGTGCATCACTATCAAAATGAACGGAACATTAAAGTGATTTCTATATCTAATGAAATACTTGTATCATGATCACTAATGGAAGATTTTGATCGATGTTTTGAATATATAAAGTTACTGCAATGTTTTTGGAAGTTGTTTAGTTaattaattctaaaatgtataaaCTCATATCGTGCCTTAACTATATTTCTATAGTGCATATTCGTTTACAGTAAGTATGAGGTGTTATTAAACCGTAgaaaaccgggttttcttttcaAGTTACTTTTGTGAACTGttaaaaattttagaaataatttcatagggacatataaaaaaattcttttattgtAGAAAACATTTGATTTAACTGAGTAATTAACAAGAtatgcaacaacaacaaaatatttattttttttaaaagtggatTACTTATATGCATACGGTATTTCATATGGTTCTGACCTTATCTCGGAGATACTGTCTTTTCGAACCTTGATATTCATGAATTTCAACTTGTCACTATCTTATTGATTTTGCAATTGGTTGATTTTCATTGTGATCGGAGGAATAAGATTTACGAGGTAaatagaaattaaattattttcaaatttttaaatgaagataCACGTCGATATAAAGTGATTTGTTTATGGTGATTTACAATGCAAACGGACCCCACTCTACAGATTCTAAAAATGTGTAACTGATATAATGAGAGAATAAAAGAGACATTTGTTGTTAAAAAGAACCTTACCAAATGTATTCAAAAGTGTGCATTAGACTAAATTTATGAGCAAAAAAAATGGTTATggtatgtaaatttttataatcattgaATTTTAAGATCTTTGATTAGACCTTGTACTAAGCGATACTGTAATTCAAATTcgtcaatttttttataatgataatttcATTAAACAAGATTGTGCGATATATATCACACGGGAAATAATATCCATATCAAACATTCAaactcaaaaaataataaaaccatCATGCAAACTCttctaaatgtaaattttatatattgatCTCTATAATTCCGTTTTAATTATAGCGTACACTGTATCAACATCtattgtgttattttaaaaacagcacacaactgaattatttatcctcatgatttatttataacagaattgaaatttaaattatgtTACAAAATCATTCTCATAAAAAGTATCTTTGTTTGAAAGCTAAAAAAAGTATTGTTAGTAGTTTACTATGTTTCATAGAATTGTACaatcaagatttaaaaataacccAAAAACAACCCCCCAAAAACGGCTTCATTACAATGTTGCAGcaaatcaaaatacaataaatgCAGACCTGCTGTTAATTCGAGATGACGACTGTAACCAGTTTTGTACATACAGCAAGTCTCGAAAAATCAACCCGACGGTCGACAGTCGACATCTCATCGGTAATGAACTCTAATCCACGTTATGGCGCAAACTAAAGGACATCTTCCAAAGATTGTTTGGCATCAAATATTCACAAGATGTTTTAGAATATCAGAAAgtataatttcaaattaatctTTCTCATCTTGTTGTCTACGAATATCAAGtatgatctttttttaaataagtcaACCTGTGAAGGCGTGTAGTGTTAGTACTTCTCTTTAGCGGGGACCACCTTGCCATTCATTATGTGTATCATGGTCAAGTAATGGAGGGAGCGTGGAATGTATGAGCTTGCTCACTTTTTATTGTATATCAAAAACAGCGCAGTCAGAGGATATAACCTAGCTGTGCTCCCATACATCTGTCTTTACATATACAGTATCAGGGAGGTGGTGTTTACAACAGAAGTCAGCCACACAGGCATGAACTTAGATTTGTTTCTACAGACAATTAAATTAAGTCGGACAAGGAACTTGGTTGTGCCCCTATATAATTCACCGCATAGACAGAGTATAGACAGAGTAAGACAGATTTACTTTGCTATGTTGTTATTTGTTTACCTACAAAGACATAGACTTTtataaattaactttaaaaatacGTGTCCATACGTAAACTGATTCAGACAAGTTAAACTTAGTTTACTTCTATATAGTTACCCACACCAACATTAAGGTAAGAAAAGCTATTCTGGGTGTGCTCTCAAATACACGCATTCATACAGACGCAAAATGTACTTAATGTAAGGAAAAAGGTAATCTCAATGTACTCTTTTTCTGTATTCAAGCAAAAACTAAATTAGACTAGGTAACTTGGATGTAGTTTCATATAGTTATCCAAGTTAACATGACTGTGCTCCAATATGGAAATATCCTTACAGACATAATACCACGgctgcaaaaaaataaaagccagaattttttttaaattgatagtaaaaataaatatccacAAAAATCCTAACGAAACTAGTATTCGCTTTACCTTCAAATATGAATCGAAAAGTACAAAGTTCGCAATAAGAAAATTTAGTTTTTTCGGAAACGAGGAAACACAGCACCGACTTTAAATTTAGAGCTGACAAGAAAACCGATCGATAGAAGGATGCTGTGTGTAACGCTGGACAGGTAGGATTTCTGCAATGTGTGCGAGTGTGTGTCTGTCGGTATTCTCATGTCCGATGCTGTGTTAATTATTCGCTTAATTAATAACACATAGTGTGTGTTGAATTCCACTGGCCagtatatcttctttttttttggttatctATAAAGGAATCAATACTATGCTGCAGTATGCGATAAACATGTGTCGGACCGTTCTGGAGCGTTCAACAGCGACAGTAGTTCCTACAGCATATTAGATTGGTCCAGGTCTCCATTTCTCTGTTGTGCCCATACATTCAACACTTACCTTTACGGCTGTGTAAATCATTTCTCTAAAGCGggttaaatgtaaaaaaaaaaaattgagattgAGATCGCAAGACATCTTTATGCAGCATTTTTATAGTTGCACAAAGATCCATATTTCTTCTGTGCAGGTAGTATGATCGATTGAATTCCATCGCATTCAAATGGATGAAATCGCTGACGAGTTGTCCCCTGATAATGAATTGCACCAGAGAATCAATCAGGAAATGTTGGCTATCCAATGCTCAGACATATTATTCGACGCTGTTGAAAACCACATTGAATGCATATGGAAGAcgattgaaaaattaaagaggGAAAAAAAGAGACCTACGGTTATCGTTGATACGCTAGTAGATGATAACATAAAGAACCTTACAGAAAATGTACTTTGTTTGCTGttcaaacataaagaaaaactaGTAACCTTGGCTGGACCTTCATCACAAAACGTCCGGAATTTCCTGTCCATTGTGTGGGTGGGGACTGACTCATCTGCTCGGCTCTGTCACCAGTTTGTCTGCTCGTCAATCTTTGTTCAGAATACATCCCAGCTTCTAGACTTTCTGAATAATACCACCACGAGTGATGTCGTACAGTTTGTGATTAAGTTCATTCTGGGCTGTTGGCATAACTGTCTTAGGCACGTGACCTCAGCTGCTGTAATTCACTTCAAAGAATTCAAACTAGCAAACATTATCCAAAATACAATTGAAAAGTTCAATGATCAACAAATGATTCTAGCCAAAGGCATCATTGTACTGTCGTATTTGCTCACAGACGATCAAAAGAATGACAAAATTCTGGAGAACAAGGTTGTTGGGTTCATAGTTCAAATTTTGAAGCAGGCCTCGATATCGGAGGACGGTTTGTCTCGTAGACATGGAATGAGTGTCCTTGAGGTTCTCCGTGGAATCCACAACCTGTCCATCAACGACAACAATAAGGAGCAAATAGTCACATCCGGGGCTCTGCCGATCTTAGtggaaataatgaaaaagaggCGAGAGACGGGAGAAGTATTAGAAACACTCATGATTATCTGGAGACTTTCTTTCCTGAATCAAATATTTTCCAAAATCATATCCGAGCCTGACTTAATAAATGGTAAGCGTTTCTTGTTATTGTTTGATATCTTCCATCTTTAAAAGGTTTTTTCCCAACAATTTTGATGCAGCTTTGTCTATGAATGAActcatttgaaaaatattttgctttacTACTATGCAAAAGTTTGAGTATGTGTTTCAGTAATGATTTTAATCCTTAGCTATAGAAAGCCTCAAATTCGACACTGATGAAAGAATCCGACACTCGGCTACTGGTGCATTATGGGAAATAAAACAGCGCAATTCTAAGATGCCAATTCCTTTTGGTAATGCTCATGAATGAGATTAAGTTGAAATAAATTTCCCATTTGCTGAATTAGTTTCGCGTTTTAAAGAACAAGAAAACTACTGAAAAACAAATAGTGTACCGGTTTATgttaaacatatacatgtatgtataatttaAAAGGAGACTGCCGACCCCATGTGATGATAAGTTACCAATGGGATTCCCAGTCAACGATGCTAAAGGTCAAGGAATCCTTAAAAGAGGCGGGCTTTAAAGTATGGATGGACGTCGAAAACATAAGTCAGTGATCACATTTCACGGCTGGTTATGAAAACGATTTGATATATTTTGCACTTTGagttaaaaatttcaaactgCGTGATATCAATGTATTCCTTGAGTTTCTAGGTGGTTCCACGTTAGAAGCTATGTCCTTGGCCATTGAGAATGCGGCAGTGGTGCTGATTGGTATGTCCAAGAAATACAAGGAAAGTCCAAACTGTAGATCAGGTAATGGCCGCGTCTTACGTTGTTTCCTCAGATATCAGAGTcgtttaattaattttcaagattctaaattatgtaaaaaaaaaaagcactcTGTGTCAACTCTCTGATTAGCTAATTATTTATTCTAATGCACCCGTTGAATCTAATGTAAATTAAACCAACACGTGCCTATACTGAACCCTTTTAGAGGCAGAGTACGCCTACAAGTTGAGGAAGAGCGTAGTGCCCCTACGTCTGGAGCCTCGCTACGTGCCGGACGGTTGGCTGGGGATCATTGTCGGCACCCGCCTCTACTTCGACTTCACCTCGCCACGTGATTACGACCACGTGATGACAAACCTTCTCCGGGAGCTTGGCTTACGGGGCAGACTGTGTGACACAGTCGATAGCGGCAGAGGTAGGGTAACACGAGACGCACTGTCTTCTGGCGCTATCCCACGTCTTTTGAATCATCTCTATTGCCTCTCTTTGTACTTTGTACTTACTTAATAACATTCTTCCTCATTAGGTACAGTAAGACAAGATACTTCTAACAAAAAAAGCGTCGACTTGGATAAGCAGTGGACGACAGAGCAGTTAAGAACTTGGTTGGACAGTTGTCACTTCACCGCAGCCAATGAAAGGTACGTATACATCTTATCATAATATGACTATGCACGAAGCAGATTGAAGTTTTCATTTGGTATACACGTTATCAGTGTACTGAAGTTTTACTGTATGCACTGTATCATATAACATCGacataacaacaacaacagagtTATACATTAGAAGTTCTTAGTTTTAGATAACATTAACAGCAATTCTTTGAGTGATCTACATTTCGTAAACTTCCTGATAACCTGTCTAATATGTTTTGCAGTTTGTATGCACTGGACTCAGATCTTTTATCTGAACTACGCCTTCTGCAGTCAACCTCGCCGGATGCATTCTTCTCTATACTCAGATCTGACCTTCTTTTGAGAGGAATTGACATACTCAAGTTTTCAAATGCACTGCGAAAACTTAAAGATAATTTCAAAACTACCagtcatttttcataaataaaagttGCATGTAAACAAGATGAACAGAATTAATGAACAGTATTACGAAACGTTTTCATTTGTCTAAATCTCAAATTATTCTAATATTGACTACATGTATGCAATACAAATGTAATATCTGCATGTGTTGTCTGTGCAAGCAGtagagttatttttttaatgatatgaatttaaaacttGGGAAGGTTTTTAAATTCGAAAAATCCCTTTTCTTCCATTCGTTTTAAAACCCAAGGACCATATTTAACAATTGTTCCAGAATGTTCATCCTTGGATTCATTCAATACATTCACACTTATATCGGCATCAAAGCGAGGTTCCAAGAAAAACGGCACAGAAAACCTGTCCACTCCAATGTCAAGGACTCTGTGTTGAGTGGCAACAAACCGACCTCCAACCATTCGGCTTAGAACGTCACCAACATTCATAACGAGACCGTCAGCGATTGGTTGAACAGGCAGCCACGTGCCCTCTGGCGTCAGAACTTCCAGTCCGTGATATTGAAAGGTTGCTAGGAGAGTCAGAAAGCAGGAATCGGTGTGTACCGGGGTTGTGACCGCCTTACCTTCGTCTAGGACAGCGTTGTCTGGCGGACTTCCTTCCCAGGGAGGATAATGTAGCAGTCTGAATGTCGAGCAAGGCTTGTCCCTAAACAGATActcaaaacaattttctttgAACCCCAATCCTATAGAAGCTAGCTTCAAAATGTCCATGGCTATCTGATGCAGTTGGTCATAAGCCTCCAACATGGTGGCCTTGAACTTGAAGTCTCCATTTTCTGGGGGCCAGATGGACTTTTCATAAAACCAGTTTCCACTGATCATGTCGGGATCATCTGCTGGGATATCGGCGCCAATCTCGAAGCCTTCTTTTCTACTCGGTGAATTCTCCAGGACTGGAAAATATCCTCGATACACATTCCGGCTTTTACTGTTAAAAGATTTCTTCATGAGAGAAGATTTAACTTCCCAGGACTGACTGAAAAACCACTGACAACATTGTCTGAGTTTGTCCACATTAAATCCGGGGATATTGACAAGGCCCATGAACCCCGCCCCCTGCAGAGCGCTCACAACACTCTCTCCTCCGGGGCCTGGGTTCCTGAGGGCCTCCTCAAAATCAAGTACTggtatatcaaaatattctaGCGATGACATTTCAAACGTTTTCCTTTGATCGAGCTCTATGTGTGTTAGACTATACAGTATGAATAACTGATAAACTTTGTGCCGAACAGTCTGGGTCTGTATTGATAAAGCAGATCTCAAGTCATGGAGTTATTTGGACAACGTAAACAAGACATGACAATACGATAAGATGAAGAGTTCGCTATATTACATAGAAACTTTTGGTCacttagatataaaaaaaacctgcacACTGGAATATGTGAATAAAACTGGAAGTTCTGGGTTTTCAATAAAACATCTTGGAAATGCTGACTGACAACAATGGCGCTACATGTAATCTGGAACGTACACACTAAAACACAAAAACTGAGTTAAAAATACAATCGTTTAATAAACTTGTTCTGTGGTAAGTTGCTAACAATGATTACTTACacaacaaaaacagaaaaaaacaacaatccatgataaaatatatatagtaaaataaTAAAGACTCAAGAAATAggatttcaaaatgaaaaaaaaatatacactgtatttatgtagagctataaacataTTTGAAGACTATAtcgaaatacatttaaaaaaaaatttctttttagaaTAAAACAATCACTCAAAACCatgatatattttgaatttgtctTCAAACATCAGAAGAAGGGTATAACATTTCAAActgtttcaaaatcaaaatgcaaTCAACAGGGAAAATGATTTCTCTGCTTGACTTTCTGAGAAAAATGAATAACTGAAATTGGTGTATGGAATACCAAATAATACTTGGTTTCATACATGGTATTTTCTTTAATACACACAATGTATAAGATAATGACATTTTCAATTAGGCcaccttttaaaaaaagtttgttagcactttttcatttgaataattgaaaaattaccaaactcatgttttatgaatattCTAGGCATCAACTTTGTTACAAAAATTAGTTTGCTGTTCCATTATTGTTATTTAGTAACAAAGGTTTGAAGACAACTGTACACTGTAAAAAGATCCGTTTACCTGACTACCCCCAGTTTACACGCAGTGTCAGGGaagacaaacattttttttggtgGCTTTTTATTAGGATATAAACAGTTAATCAGAGATCTCTTTAATTGTTCATATTATGGACAATTTATGGCAAGAACAGTTGGGGTCTACcattaatcaataaaaaaactCCCCCTTTTGTCATACATCTGCAGATAACTGTTCTTTGGATGCCCTTGGTGGTTGCATGTCAGCTGATCCCAGAAATCTGCATCAGGACAACCAATCCACAAAGTTGACATCATTGATGTACAGTTTCACTTTTtcaaattaagatttttaaatctcttttacatttaactttcattttacaataatctactttcacttttatttGCACTTCATAAGAATGCT carries:
- the LOC128172723 gene encoding uncharacterized protein LOC128172723 is translated as MDEIADELSPDNELHQRINQEMLAIQCSDILFDAVENHIECIWKTIEKLKREKKRPTVIVDTLVDDNIKNLTENVLCLLFKHKEKLVTLAGPSSQNVRNFLSIVWVGTDSSARLCHQFVCSSIFVQNTSQLLDFLNNTTTSDVVQFVIKFILGCWHNCLRHVTSAAVIHFKEFKLANIIQNTIEKFNDQQMILAKGIIVLSYLLTDDQKNDKILENKVVGFIVQILKQASISEDGLSRRHGMSVLEVLRGIHNLSINDNNKEQIVTSGALPILVEIMKKRRETGEVLETLMIIWRLSFLNQIFSKIISEPDLINAIESLKFDTDERIRHSATGALWEIKQRNSKMPIPFGDCRPHVMISYQWDSQSTMLKVKESLKEAGFKVWMDVENISGSTLEAMSLAIENAAVVLIGMSKKYKESPNCRSEAEYAYKLRKSVVPLRLEPRYVPDGWLGIIVGTRLYFDFTSPRDYDHVMTNLLRELGLRGRLCDTVDSGRGTVRQDTSNKKSVDLDKQWTTEQLRTWLDSCHFTAANESLYALDSDLLSELRLLQSTSPDAFFSILRSDLLLRGIDILKFSNALRKLKDNFKTTSHFS
- the LOC128172753 gene encoding uncharacterized protein LOC128172753, which translates into the protein MSSLEYFDIPVLDFEEALRNPGPGGESVVSALQGAGFMGLVNIPGFNVDKLRQCCQWFFSQSWEVKSSLMKKSFNSKSRNVYRGYFPVLENSPSRKEGFEIGADIPADDPDMISGNWFYEKSIWPPENGDFKFKATMLEAYDQLHQIAMDILKLASIGLGFKENCFEYLFRDKPCSTFRLLHYPPWEGSPPDNAVLDEGKAVTTPVHTDSCFLTLLATFQYHGLEVLTPEGTWLPVQPIADGLVMNVGDVLSRMVGGRFVATQHRVLDIGVDRFSVPFFLEPRFDADISVNVLNESKDEHSGTIVKYGPWVLKRMEEKGFFEFKNLPKF